A genomic region of Leptolyngbya sp. FACHB-261 contains the following coding sequences:
- a CDS encoding DUF1989 domain-containing protein, producing MSFQTLAVEPGSVRTFYIPAGELFSVVDPEGGQSFALELGTGGPLEVISSSALALVAGTQLTQPVCVDSQEPNTGCTLRALADANLQVAVLAQKPALTPGAFTPATPLKVTAPLNDLPAPLGEVLAEYRIEPATAIAYSVQAGQYIQIIDVEGSQCSDFLAFAGEHFEQELDGTATRTLNGIAVPQAGLHSKYFSQRLQPMFEVIQDTCGRHDSFLLACTDRYYEDAGYPGHVSCSQNFNLALASHGVTPRPGWPAVNFFFNTASDAQGTIASGESWSRPGDYVLLRASQDLLCASSSCPDDIDPANGWQPTAIHVRIYAADAGFESALGRRVSPDLPVRLTRGSAFTPRIRTLTDYLVEYNGFWVPNSFANYGPQAEYWALRERAVLLDLSALRKFEVFGPDAEQLLQMAFSRNVAALAIGQSAYGCLLNPHGGIIDDGIVFRLSETAYRYVGNCDTDGDWLRRLAQQQQLRVGVRSSSDYLHNLAIQGPLSRDVLRPLAKLDPGFAANLLDELGYFRFATGTVADIPVLISRTGYTGELGYELFVHPGQGEALWDALLQAGEPEGLMPMGMLALERARIEAGLLAAGREFDDLISPYQAGISWAVALKKPELIGKAALEKLKERPPKVAVGLVLEGNEVAEHGQCIYPVEERWRVGVITSATFSPILNKSIALAQVAPEYATPGSQLEVGFVDGMKRRVKATVGPLAAYDPTKSRVRA from the coding sequence ATGTCTTTCCAGACGCTTGCAGTTGAGCCGGGTTCTGTTCGCACCTTTTACATTCCTGCTGGTGAGTTGTTCAGTGTTGTTGATCCAGAGGGAGGGCAATCCTTTGCCCTAGAGCTGGGAACCGGTGGTCCTTTAGAAGTCATTTCTAGTTCAGCCTTGGCCTTGGTCGCTGGAACGCAACTAACCCAGCCTGTCTGTGTGGATAGCCAGGAGCCCAATACGGGTTGCACCCTGCGTGCCCTGGCTGATGCCAACCTTCAGGTTGCCGTTCTGGCTCAGAAGCCTGCGTTAACCCCAGGAGCTTTTACACCAGCCACCCCTTTAAAAGTCACTGCTCCCCTGAATGATTTGCCGGCTCCTTTGGGTGAGGTTCTGGCGGAGTATCGAATTGAGCCTGCGACTGCGATTGCTTACTCGGTGCAGGCGGGACAATATATTCAAATCATCGATGTCGAAGGCAGTCAATGCTCTGATTTCTTAGCCTTTGCCGGTGAACATTTCGAACAGGAATTAGATGGCACCGCTACTCGGACTTTGAATGGTATCGCCGTCCCTCAAGCTGGTTTGCATAGCAAATATTTTTCCCAGCGCTTGCAGCCAATGTTTGAGGTAATTCAAGATACCTGTGGTCGCCATGATAGTTTTCTGCTGGCCTGCACCGATCGCTATTACGAAGACGCTGGCTACCCTGGTCACGTCAGTTGCAGCCAGAATTTCAACTTGGCTTTAGCCAGCCACGGCGTAACGCCTCGACCCGGTTGGCCGGCGGTCAATTTCTTCTTCAATACAGCTTCAGATGCGCAGGGCACGATTGCTTCAGGCGAATCTTGGTCGCGTCCTGGCGATTATGTTTTACTGCGAGCTAGCCAGGATTTATTGTGCGCTAGTTCCTCTTGCCCGGATGACATTGACCCAGCCAACGGCTGGCAACCTACAGCAATTCATGTCCGGATTTATGCCGCTGATGCTGGCTTTGAAAGTGCCTTGGGCAGACGGGTTTCTCCTGATCTACCCGTGCGCCTCACCCGTGGCAGTGCGTTCACGCCGCGCATTCGAACCCTGACCGATTATTTGGTGGAGTACAACGGTTTCTGGGTTCCCAATAGCTTTGCTAATTATGGCCCCCAGGCTGAATATTGGGCCTTGCGCGAACGGGCGGTCTTGCTGGATCTTTCAGCCCTGCGTAAGTTTGAAGTGTTTGGGCCAGATGCCGAACAGTTGTTGCAAATGGCCTTCTCGCGCAATGTTGCAGCGTTAGCGATTGGCCAGTCTGCCTACGGCTGTTTGCTCAATCCGCATGGCGGCATTATTGATGATGGCATTGTGTTTCGCTTGAGCGAGACGGCCTATCGCTATGTTGGCAATTGTGATACCGATGGCGATTGGTTACGGCGATTAGCTCAGCAGCAGCAATTGCGAGTTGGGGTGCGCTCATCCAGCGACTATCTGCACAACTTAGCGATTCAGGGGCCGCTGTCGCGCGATGTTTTGCGCCCCTTGGCAAAGTTAGATCCTGGTTTTGCTGCCAACTTATTAGATGAACTCGGTTACTTCCGATTCGCCACTGGCACGGTTGCTGATATCCCAGTTTTGATTTCCCGTACGGGCTATACGGGAGAACTGGGCTATGAGTTGTTTGTGCATCCTGGGCAGGGCGAAGCGCTGTGGGACGCATTGCTACAGGCAGGGGAGCCTGAAGGTCTCATGCCGATGGGAATGTTAGCATTGGAGCGGGCTCGAATTGAAGCAGGGCTTCTAGCGGCGGGCCGTGAATTTGATGATTTGATTTCTCCCTACCAGGCCGGTATCAGCTGGGCAGTTGCCTTGAAGAAACCGGAATTAATTGGTAAAGCAGCGCTGGAAAAACTGAAGGAGCGGCCACCCAAAGTAGCCGTTGGTCTGGTGTTAGAGGGCAATGAAGTTGCCGAACATGGTCAATGTATTTATCCGGTTGAGGAACGCTGGCGAGTGGGTGTAATCACCAGTGCAACCTTCTCACCCATTTTGAACAAAAGTATTGCTCTGGCTCAAGTTGCGCCTGAATATGCAACCCCAGGCAGTCAATTAGAAGTCGGGTTTGTTGATGGCATGAAACGCCGGGTTAAAGCCACGGTCGGGCCGTTAGCTGCTTATGATCCAACCAAGAGTCGGGTGCGAGCATGA
- a CDS encoding carbonic anhydrase, with product MSVTGLIQGLNTFHDDYFTTNRELFERLSNGQAPEVLFITCSDSRIDPCLITQSQPGELFVMRNVGNIIPSYGAASSAEAAGVEYAVAGVGVRDIIVCGHSHCGAMKGLLQIGSLAEQMPLVYDWLKRHGEATRRLVLDNYAYTEPEQLLKIAIEQNVLTQIENLETYPVVRSKLHSKQLNLHAWMYEIETGQVFAYNADLGQFTLLKQCSFPVPDPLITTSSR from the coding sequence ATGTCAGTAACAGGTCTGATCCAGGGACTGAACACATTTCATGATGACTACTTCACCACCAATCGAGAACTGTTTGAACGGCTCTCGAACGGGCAGGCCCCAGAAGTTCTCTTCATTACTTGTTCCGATTCGCGGATTGATCCCTGCCTGATTACACAGTCTCAGCCAGGCGAACTCTTCGTGATGCGGAATGTTGGCAATATCATCCCCTCCTATGGCGCTGCCAGCAGTGCTGAAGCCGCCGGAGTGGAATATGCGGTTGCTGGGGTGGGTGTGCGCGACATTATTGTTTGTGGTCATTCGCACTGTGGAGCTATGAAGGGGTTGCTGCAGATTGGTAGCCTGGCCGAGCAGATGCCACTAGTCTATGACTGGTTGAAGCGCCATGGGGAAGCGACCCGACGGTTAGTATTAGATAATTATGCGTATACGGAACCCGAGCAGCTGCTCAAGATCGCGATTGAGCAGAACGTATTGACGCAGATCGAGAATTTAGAAACCTATCCGGTCGTTCGCTCTAAGTTGCATAGCAAGCAACTAAATCTGCATGCCTGGATGTACGAAATTGAGACGGGCCAGGTATTTGCTTATAATGCTGATTTAGGGCAGTTTACACTGCTGAAGCAGTGCTCCTTTCCAGTGCCTGACCCATTGATTACCACTAGCTCAAGGTAG
- a CDS encoding IS1 family transposase: MPTCPTCTGVQTVKNGRIHIGKQRFKCRNCRR, translated from the coding sequence ATGCCAACTTGCCCGACTTGCACCGGTGTTCAAACTGTGAAGAACGGTCGTATCCATATCGGTAAGCAGCGCTTCAAGTGTCGCAACTGCAGACGGTAG
- a CDS encoding nuclear transport factor 2 family protein yields the protein MALRERVQELLDFLKTSPPAEQVYERFYAEDVVVQENLQAPRVGRAMSIERQLRMNANVKEVHDFKIGPVLVDGDHSVVEMHIDLTTLDGYRIRIEELGMQTWKDGLIVRERFFYDPSSFQGKSKEINDVH from the coding sequence ATGGCACTCCGCGAGCGCGTTCAGGAACTTCTGGATTTCTTGAAAACTAGTCCGCCCGCAGAGCAAGTATATGAGCGATTTTACGCTGAGGATGTAGTGGTTCAAGAGAACTTGCAGGCGCCTAGAGTTGGGCGAGCGATGAGTATTGAGCGACAGTTGCGCATGAATGCCAATGTGAAAGAGGTGCATGATTTCAAGATTGGCCCTGTCTTAGTGGATGGCGATCATTCAGTGGTTGAAATGCATATAGACTTGACAACTCTGGATGGTTATCGCATCCGGATTGAGGAGTTAGGCATGCAAACCTGGAAGGATGGGCTAATTGTTCGTGAACGTTTTTTCTATGACCCCAGTAGTTTTCAGGGCAAGTCTAAAGAAATTAATGATGTGCATTAG
- a CDS encoding EthD domain-containing protein, with translation MVKLVYCIRKRSDLTSEEFYHYWQHKHGALIRSLAQKIRAQKYIQSHTLDTPINQVLVQSRGLDPTPPYDGVTEIWWESMEEFLAGVNSPEGMEAAQQYIADEANFVDFSQSRALLAEEHTIFDFSAKGEN, from the coding sequence ATGGTCAAGCTTGTGTACTGCATTCGGAAACGGTCGGATTTAACCAGCGAGGAGTTTTACCACTACTGGCAACACAAACATGGTGCGTTGATCCGTAGCCTGGCTCAAAAGATTCGGGCTCAGAAGTATATCCAAAGCCACACGCTGGACACGCCGATTAATCAGGTACTGGTGCAATCGCGAGGGCTAGATCCAACACCACCCTATGACGGTGTGACTGAAATTTGGTGGGAAAGTATGGAAGAGTTTCTAGCCGGGGTAAATTCACCAGAAGGGATGGAAGCTGCTCAGCAGTACATTGCGGACGAGGCCAACTTCGTTGATTTTTCACAATCGCGCGCGCTCTTGGCTGAAGAGCACACGATCTTTGACTTTTCGGCAAAGGGTGAGAACTAG
- a CDS encoding muconolactone Delta-isomerase family protein produces the protein MQFLMIARPLEGTPIETILPLIKPEAAKSWEYYAAGQIRSMYYIADMSGAVFIWEAPSLEAMNELIAQMPMHQTGAFQFEILPLKPYTGIESLFASSV, from the coding sequence ATGCAATTTTTGATGATCGCACGACCCCTTGAAGGCACACCTATCGAGACAATTTTGCCGTTGATTAAGCCTGAGGCGGCAAAGTCTTGGGAATATTATGCTGCGGGGCAAATCCGTTCCATGTACTACATTGCGGATATGAGCGGAGCTGTGTTTATTTGGGAAGCTCCCAGCCTTGAAGCTATGAATGAGTTAATCGCACAGATGCCGATGCATCAAACTGGCGCATTTCAGTTTGAAATTCTGCCCCTCAAGCCTTACACGGGTATCGAGTCATTATTCGCCAGCTCGGTCTAG
- a CDS encoding SMP-30/gluconolactonase/LRE family protein, with protein sequence MSALGFSISAIAIPPANTQELPPLYANTPVELSANRTIATFPTNTFLENLVVDKDGSLYITSHEDGKIIRITPEGRQSLYATVNGKVAALAFAPDGSLLVTGWNDRQVPTVFRIANGGTVETLLTLPNALFLNGLTQLSGNRYLIADSYRGAIWELDITQPSARIWLEHPLLARRSSNSQTPGVNGLKVFRGRLYVSNTDQMLLLQISLNGRGEPGEPKVFAQQANIDDFAFDTEGNLYGATHIYNSVVRMAPDGKVTTIAQAAQGVTGSTALAFGRTNSDRTAIYVVTNGGMFLPPPTGVQPAEVVRLETGKPGAN encoded by the coding sequence ATACCCAAGAATTGCCACCGCTTTATGCCAACACCCCAGTTGAATTAAGCGCCAATCGAACCATTGCAACCTTTCCCACCAACACCTTTTTAGAAAACCTGGTGGTTGATAAAGATGGTTCCCTCTATATCACCAGTCACGAAGACGGCAAAATCATCCGCATAACGCCAGAGGGAAGGCAATCGCTCTATGCAACGGTCAATGGCAAAGTAGCTGCTCTAGCCTTTGCGCCCGATGGCAGTCTTTTAGTCACCGGTTGGAATGATCGTCAGGTTCCTACCGTTTTTCGCATTGCCAATGGTGGCACTGTAGAAACGTTGCTAACCCTACCCAATGCTCTTTTTCTCAATGGCTTGACTCAGCTTTCAGGCAATCGCTATTTGATTGCTGATTCTTATCGGGGCGCAATTTGGGAGCTAGATATCACTCAACCCAGTGCCCGCATTTGGCTAGAGCATCCCCTATTAGCTCGCCGCAGTTCCAATAGCCAAACTCCTGGCGTCAATGGCCTCAAAGTGTTTCGAGGCAGGTTGTATGTCTCCAACACCGATCAAATGCTGTTATTGCAGATTTCCCTCAATGGACGAGGTGAACCTGGAGAACCCAAAGTCTTTGCTCAGCAAGCCAACATCGACGACTTTGCCTTTGATACCGAAGGTAACTTGTACGGTGCCACCCACATTTACAACAGCGTAGTACGCATGGCACCAGATGGAAAAGTCACCACAATTGCTCAGGCAGCCCAAGGTGTAACGGGCAGTACAGCACTCGCCTTTGGTCGCACCAACAGTGACCGCACAGCAATCTACGTGGTCACCAATGGTGGCATGTTCTTACCTCCGCCCACTGGTGTTCAACCGGCTGAGGTTGTTCGCTTAGAAACTGGCAAGCCAGGAGCCAACTAA